In the Gopherus flavomarginatus isolate rGopFla2 chromosome 6, rGopFla2.mat.asm, whole genome shotgun sequence genome, one interval contains:
- the NT5C2 gene encoding cytosolic purine 5'-nucleotidase isoform X5 produces MNTSCCEKGFKDGDLFMSFRSMFQDVRDAVDWVHYQGTLKEKTLENLEKYVVKDGKMPLLLSRMNEVGKVFLATNSDYKYTDKIMTYLFDFSHGPKPGSSHQPWQSYFDLILVDARKPLFFGEGTVLRQVDTVTGKLKIGTYTGPLQHGIVYSGGSSDTICDLLGAKGKDILYIGDHIFGDILKSKKRQGWRTFLVIPELAQELHVWTDKSSLFEELQSLDIFLAELYKHLDSSSNERPDISSIQRRIKKVTHDMDMCYGMMGSLFRSGSRQTLFASQVMRYADLYAASFINLLYYPFSYLFRAAHVLMPHESTVEHIHVDINEKESPLATRNRTSVDFKDSDYKRHQLTRSVSEIKPPNLFPQTPQEITHCHDEDDDEEEEEEEEEE; encoded by the exons ATGAATACAAGTTG CTGTGAAAAGGGGTTTAAAGATGGAGATCTCTTTATGTCCTTCAGGAGTATGTTCCAGGATGTCAGAGATGCTGTTGACTGGGTTCATTACCAG GGAACCCTCAAGGAAAAGACACTTGAGAATCTGGAGAAGTATGTGGTGAAAGAT GGGAAAATGCCATTATTGCTCAGCCGCATGAATGAGGTTGGAAAGGTGTTTCTTGCCACAAACAGTGACTATAAATACACAGAT aaaattatgacttatttgtttgatttttcaCATGGACCAAAG CCTGGGAGCTCTCATCAGCCGTGGCAGTCATACTTTGATCTAATCCTCGTGGATGCACGAAAACCCCTCTTTTTTGGAGAAGGCACAGTGTTGCGTCAAGTGGACACT GTTACTGGCAAGTTGAAGATTGGTACCTACACAGGGCCTCTGCAGCATGGCATCGTCTATTCTGGTG GTTCCTCTGATACAATCTGTGACTTGCTGGGGGCTAAGGGCAAAGACATTTTATACATAGGAGACCACATCTTTGGAGACATCCTAAAGTCCAAGAAACGTCAGGGTTGGAGGACCTTCCTGGTGATTCCCGAACTAGCCCAGGAGCTGCATGTCTGGACTGACAAAAGCT CCCTTTTTGAAGAGCTGCAGAGTCTGGACATTTTCTTGGCGGAGCTGTACAA GCATTTGGACAGTAGCAGCAACGAACGGCCTGACATCAGTTCCATCCAGAGACGTATTAAG AAAGTGACTCACGACATGGACATGTGCTACGGGATGATGGGAAGCCTGTTCCGTAGCGGCTCACGACAGACCCTCTTTGCCAGCCAGGTGATGCGTTATGCAGATCTCTATGCAGCATCTTTCATCAACCTCCTGTACTATCCGTTCAGCTACCTCTTCAGAGCCGCCCACGTACTG ATGCCACATGAATCGACGGTGGAGCACATTCATGTTGACATTAATGAAAAGGAGTCACCTCTGGCTACACGCAACCGCACCTCAGTGGATTTCAAAGATTCCGACTACAAACGGCATCAACTGACCCGGTCAGTCAGTGAGATTAAACCCCCTAACCTCTTCCCCCAGACTCCTCAGGAAATCACACATTGCCATGATGAGGATGAtgatgaagaagaggaagaggaggaagaagaggagtag